The nucleotide window AGTTGTCGTCGCCCCAGAGCCGAGCGTCGCGTTGTGTCTCCCGCGCCACGAGCTTCGACGGGTCCGGGTCGTAGCAGTGCGCCGCGACGTAGATGTTCGTCGCGTCGTAGCCGATCCACAGACGTGTCTGGTCTTGGACTGGCTTGCCGTCGTTGCGGTCGATGAACGTGTCTCCGAGCGCAGCTTCCGACCAGACGGCGTCGGAGATGTCGCCGTCGATTGTCGGGGGTGTGGAAAGCTGCTGACCGGGCAGGCGCCGGGTCGCGTAGGGCGCTCTGTCGTCGTCGGCGGCGTGCGCGGTGACGACCATGAGCACGAGGGCAAGGACGCACGGGCACATGGCGATGGCGCGATGCAGGCGGGGGGACACGCGATTCTCCAAGAGGGGTCAGACCCCGAGGATGGGCGTCATGATTCCAGTCAGCCGCGGGACCCGCAGGCGTCGGCGGACCTTCGACTCGCCTAAGAGCCTCGGTTAAAGGTGAGTACCAGGCTGCCCGCGGTCAAGAGGCTGTTAGCCGCTCAGCACAAGGACACAGGCATGGATGCACTTCGATACGATGCCGTCGAACGTCAAAACGAACCGCGCGTCGATCACGTTTCGCGGCGCGTGCTGCTACACTGTGTCTCTGCACCAATCTGAACGATGACCCGATCGGAGCGCATCATGACGAACTCTCGTCGCGCAACGCGTGCCTTCGTCGCCGTCGCCGTGTTCATGGCGTCCGTGGTCTTCGCGGACGCACCGGCTCTGGTCCGCAAGGAGCAGATTACTCCGGGCGTCTGGTATCGCGAATACGCTAGCAACGCGGAGCCGCTGGCGATTCAGGTGCTCGAAGTCGAGCGCGCCGCGCCGGGCATCGCCGTCGAGGTCTGGCTGGCGCGCGGGATGGTCGCCGGACTCGAAACGCTTCCGGACGCGGTTACCCGACTGTCGGCTGACGGTCGTGACGTCATCGGAGCCGTCAATGGCGACTTCTTCGTGCGCGAGGACGGCGCGCTGCCTGGGGACCTCGCCGGGCTGTGCGTTGTCGATGGGGAACTGGTCAGCACGCCGAACCGGCGAGCCGTCTTGGCGTTCGACGGGTACGGGAGCCCGTCCATCGAGCGCTTCGCGTTCACGGGAACCGCGACGACGGCGGACGGGGCGTCGATGCCCATTGTGGGCGTCAATCAGCCGTGTCCCGACGATGGGCTCGTGCTCGTGACGGATCGCATGGGCGAAGCGGTCGGCGAAAAGCACTGGGCGTCGATGCTGGTTCTGCCCTCTGATGTGCGCATCGGACTCGGCTTGTCAGTCGAGACGTTCGCCTCGGGGGGCGCGTTCATCGACTGTCCGACCCCGGCGCTCCCTGGAACCGTGGCGCTCGTCGGGAAGGGCACTGGCGAAAGGTTCCTCAGAGCCATTGGTGCCGGGGCAGCGGTGCGGGTCGCATGGTCGGTTTCGCCGAGCAACGACTGGGCGTACGCGGTCGGCGGCGGACCCCGTCTGCTGCGGAACGGCGCGATCACGGTCGAGCAAGAAGCCGAAGCCGAAGGGCTTTCGGCGGTGTTCCTGGAGACTCTCCATCCGCGTACGGCAGTCGGGTTCGACCCGGATCGCCTCTACTTCGTGACCGTCGACGGACGCCAGCCGGGCTATAGCATCGGAATCGGTCTACGCGACCTGGCGGCGTTCCTGCGAGACATCGGGGCGTCGGAGGCGATCAACCTCGACGGCGGCGGATCGACGACGATGTGGGCGGGAGGCGATATGCGCAATCGTCCGTCGGACGGCTCGACACGGTCCATCGCGAACGGACTCGTCATCCATCGCATCCGCGAATCCGCCCAACCAGACTGATCTCACGAACGGCAACCACGGAAATCGCAAGCCGACGCCTGCCGCCACTCCATTTTGTCAACACAGACCTTGACATAATCAATCTCATGTATTAGACTCTGTAATGTCGAGCGTTTCAGTGTTCAAGTCGGAGTCACGGGATGCGACCCGAACTAGCCCATTGCCCGTCTTGCGGCGGCGAAATCATCACCACCCGTTACTCCTGCCCGGCGTGCGACATTCACGTCGAGGGTCGGTTCGCGCGGAATCGGTTCACTCGACTGACCCCCGAAGCGCAGGACTTCCTCTTCGTGTTCGTGAAGAACCGGGGGAATATCCGGGAGGTGGAACGGGAACTCGGCATCTCGTACCCCACGGTGAGGAACCGTCTGAACGCTGTCATCGCGGAGTTGGGTATCACGGACCGCGACGAATGGTCGCCCGAGGAGATCGCCGCCGAACGGCTCGATATCCTGCGAGAGCTCGACGAGGGCAAGCTGTCGACGGCTGAAGCGGAGGAATTGCTCAACACGCTGAACGAGCTGAATCGGAAGCAGGGAGGGCGACAGAAATGAGCGCAGAACGCAAGCTGATCCTCAAGATGGTCGCCGACGGAAAACTGGCAGTCGATGAAGCGGACCGGCTGCTCGCAGCCATCGGCGGAGAGAAGGCGACGGGCAACGGCAGCTCACCGAAAGCCGACGCGGCGTACGATTTCCTAGCGCGCGTGGCGCAGGATATGCAGAAGGGTCTCAACGAGATCGGTTCCCAAGCTTCTACGGAGATCAAGCGTGTCCGCGATCGGCTGCGCGAACGCAGCGATACGCTGCGTCAGCGGCTGGACGAGATGCGCGCGACGTCACAGCCCGAGCCTGGGAAGAAGCGGAACCACACGATCACGGTCGAAGTGGATGGCGAAGGCGACGCCGAGCCTCCCAAGGATCGCAAGGAAGGGGCGGAGCATGACGACCACCGATGAACGGCTCCTCGTGCTCAACCTACTCCGGGAAGGCAAGCTCACGACGGAAGACGCGGAGCGGTTGCTCCGGGCGCTGAACGCGCCTGAAGCGGAGAAGGCAAGGGCGAGCAAGCCGAAGGACCTGGACGCCGTGTTGCGGCAGTTCGGCACCGATCTGGGGAAGATCGGAACGGCGAAGTGGGTTCGGGAGATCCAATCGGCAGCGACCGAGCTCGGCAAGCAAATCGAGGCGTTCGCGCGCGATGTGCGCCACACCGTATCGGAGTCGAGATCGCCGAACTGCTGTGAGTATGGCGTGTCGACGGGAGCCGTCGTGCGCATCTCGCAGAAGGGCGGCAGTCTGGCGCTGCATCCGGGCGACGCGACGCGTGTCCGCGTGTCGGGTCCCAACACGCACGCGGAAGTCGATGAGGACGGCTTGCTGGCGCGAGTCGAAGGCGTCGGCGGTCCTACGGTGGTTCGCATTCCCACTGTGGCGCGCCGCGTGATCGTCGAGCTGACAGGCGGCGGATTGGCTGTCAAGGGGCTGACGCTCGATGAGCTCACCGCGCGGGTCGTCGGAGGCGGCATGAGCATCGGAGACGTTGCCGGTTCGCTGGAGCTGGAGACCGTCGGTGCGGGGCTGGAGCTGACAGCGATCCAGAGCGAGGCGATCCACGCCAAGGCGCATGGCGGGGGGATCCGGGCATCCATCGGCGATGTGACGCGCGGCGAAGTGGAGCTATCGGCGGCAGGCGGTGGGATCGATCTGGAGCTCGGCGAGGCGTCCGACTTCGAGGTCCACTACTCCGTCGTCGGAGGAGGGTTCGACTCCCAGTGGGAAGGTGGAGCCGTCGGCGAGAACCGGTACCGCTACGGGTCCGGTGCGGCGACGATCGAGCTCTCGGCGATGGGCGGGGGAATCTCCCTGCGCAAGAGGCGAACGGACACGTCCGGCTGACAGGAAAGGGCTGTCACCATGCATCTCGTCATCCGCATCCTACTCGGCATCGTGTTGGCGGCGATCCTGATCAAGCTCATCCCGCTCGCGGCGGGGGTCGTCGCAGGAGTTCTCGGCTTGGCGATCGGCCTGGTCATCCTCGTGATGAAGGTCGTCGTCCTTGCGCTGTTGGCAATCGCCGCTCTCTTCCTCTGGAGGAAGGTGAGCGCCGCGTCCTAAGCGCGCGATGTCATCGCCAAGATAGCAGGGGATCGGTCCGCCGATCCCCTGCCTTTGTACCGCTGCACAGGTCAGACGACTCGACGCCCGCGCTGCCAGACCATCCACACGCCGACCACGACCATCGCGAGCGACCAGAGCTGCTGTTCGCTGATGCCGTGGATGAACAGCGTGCCCTGCCAAGCCGTCCCAAGAAGGTGG belongs to Candidatus Poribacteria bacterium and includes:
- a CDS encoding phosphodiester glycosidase family protein, coding for MTRSERIMTNSRRATRAFVAVAVFMASVVFADAPALVRKEQITPGVWYREYASNAEPLAIQVLEVERAAPGIAVEVWLARGMVAGLETLPDAVTRLSADGRDVIGAVNGDFFVREDGALPGDLAGLCVVDGELVSTPNRRAVLAFDGYGSPSIERFAFTGTATTADGASMPIVGVNQPCPDDGLVLVTDRMGEAVGEKHWASMLVLPSDVRIGLGLSVETFASGGAFIDCPTPALPGTVALVGKGTGERFLRAIGAGAAVRVAWSVSPSNDWAYAVGGGPRLLRNGAITVEQEAEAEGLSAVFLETLHPRTAVGFDPDRLYFVTVDGRQPGYSIGIGLRDLAAFLRDIGASEAINLDGGGSTTMWAGGDMRNRPSDGSTRSIANGLVIHRIRESAQPD
- a CDS encoding DUF2089 domain-containing protein, which translates into the protein MRPELAHCPSCGGEIITTRYSCPACDIHVEGRFARNRFTRLTPEAQDFLFVFVKNRGNIREVERELGISYPTVRNRLNAVIAELGITDRDEWSPEEIAAERLDILRELDEGKLSTAEAEELLNTLNELNRKQGGRQK